TGACTTCTTGAAGTCCCGCAGGTCAATAATGCACTCGTGCGCCACCAAACCATTCGCACCTTTGTACAGGATCGGATAGTGACCTTCCAGTCGCTTGGCAATGTAGTTGGCATTGAGGATTGCCACCTCAGTCGCCTTGCGTAAGCCCTCGCTACCCATCATTGCGATGTACATCCAGGAAATCGGCAAGATGCTGGAGCTACCCCAAGGCGCAGCGGATACGGCCCCAATTGCCTGATCAGTAGCGTTGGGATTGATCACACTGTGACCCGGCAAGAACGGCTTGAGGTGTGCGCCGACACCGATTGGGCCAACCCCCGGACCACCACCACCATGGGGAATACAGAAGGTCTTATGCAGGTTCAAGTGGCAGACATCCGCACCGAAGTCACCGGGGCGACAAAGACCGACCTGCGCATTCATATTTGCGCCATCCATATAGACCTGGCCGCCATTGGTATGAATGACTTCGCACATCTCTTTGATGCCCGCTTCAAATACCCCGTGGGTCGAAGGATAAGTCACCATCAGCGCTGCTAGGTTGTCCTTGTGCAGCTCGGCTTTGGCCTTCAAGTCTGCGACATCGATGTTGCCATCCTCATCACAGCTAACCGGCACGACTTTCATACCCGTCATCACCGCACTGGCGGGATTAGTACCGTGGGCCGAAGTCGGAATGATGCAAACATTTCGGTGCGCATCACCGCGACTCTGGTGGTAAGCCCGAATCACGAGCAGTCCAGCATATTCACCTTGGGAACCGGCATTCGGCTGCAAGGAAATTCCAGCAAAGCCCGTTACATCTGAGAGCCATTCCTCAAGCTGTTGGAACAGGATTTGATAGCCTTCCGCTTGATCAACGGGTGCGAAGGGATGCAATTGTCCAAACTCTGGCCAAGTTACCGGAATCATCTCCGCCGTGGCATTCAGCTTCATTGTGCAAGACCCCAACGGAATCATTGCCGTTGCCAGGGACAGATCCTTTTGCTGCAACTGGTACATATAGCGCAGCAGTTCTGTTTCCGATCGATGACTCGTAAAGACCGGATGGGTCAAATATGCCGACTGACGCACCAGACCTTGCGGTAAGGCGGTGGTTTTCGCGATCGTCAGGCTGCTAATTGCCTTGCCCGTAAAGGTTTCCAGCAAGTCGCGGACATCCCGCGTGCTTGTGGTTTCATCGATGCTGATGCCGATCGTGGTGGCATCGATGGAGCGGAGGTTGATTTGGGCTTTGTGGGCGCGATCAAGGATTGCCTGGGCGTCGTCCCCAACGTTGATACTGAGGGTATCGAAGAACTCGGGGTTGTTGACGGTATAACCCGCTTGCTTGACACCACTGGCGAGGGTTGCGGTGAGGATGTGGATGCGATTGGCGATCGCCTTAAGACCTTCAGCCCCGTGGTAGACCGCATACATGCTGGCAATCACCGCCAAGAGCACCTGCGCCGTACAAATATTGCTGGTCGCTTTGTCGCGGCGGATATGCTGCTCACGGGTTTGCAGGGCCAGACGCAGGGCATTTTTCCCGCGCTTATCTTTCGATGCCCCGACCAGCCGACCTGGTAGCTGACGTTTGTAAGCTTCTTTGGTGGCGAAGAATGCGGCGTGAGGGCCACCGTAACCCAGGGGCACACCAAACCGTTGGGTATTCCCCACCACGACATCCGCTCCGAATTCTCCCGGTGGGGTCAGCAGTGTCAAGCTCATCAAGTCAGCAGCGACTGTGACCAGGGTTTTGCCTGCGTGGGCCTGCTCAATAAATGTCTGGTAGTCGTAGATCGTGCCGTCCGTTGCCGGATATTGCAGCAGTGCGCCGAAGATCGGGGTGCTGAAGTCAAATTGGCTGTGGTCGCCGACGATGATTTCCACGCCGAGGGGCAACGCCCGCGTCTGAATCACTTCGATCGTCTGGGGATGGCACGCCTCGGAGACGAAAAATGCCTGGGCTTTATTCTTCGATAGGCCGTAGCACATGCTCATCGCTTCAGCGGCAGCGGTACCCTCATCCAACAGCGATGCATTGGCAATTTCCATGCCGGTCAGGTCCATCACCATCGTCTGGAAGTTGAGCAAGGCTTCTAAGCGACCCTGGGAAATTTCCGGTTGATAGGCCGTGTACTGCGTGTACCAGGCTGGATTCTCCAGAATATTGCGCTGGATCACACCCGGCGTAATGCAGTTGGCGTAGCCCATGCCAATAAAGGAGCGGAAAAGCTTATTCTTCGTGGCGATCGCCTTGAGATCCTTCAGTGCCCCGTATTCCGATCGGGCCGCGCCGATTTTGAGCCCGCTCTTTAGCTGAATGCTATCCGGCACCGCTTGCTGTTGCAAATCATCCAGGCTCTCGCAGCCGAGCAAATTCAACATTGCTGCAATGTCTGTTGCCCGTGGCCCTAAATGCCGATCGGCAAAATTATCTGTATAAGGTAACTTAGCGGGCTGCGGTGCAGCGGTTGTGGTGTCAGTGTCAGACGTATCCAACGCATCATCCACAGTATTAGTAAGGGTTTCGATCTCAGAATAAATCGGCTCAGACATAGCAAGTGACCTTTAGACAAACAGATAAATTCAGCCAATAAGCGAACCATCGATCGGCAGTTTGGTGCCAGACGATGCAAGATCGCACTTTGCACTGCTCCACCGCAAGCAATTCAGGGAGGTTAGATTGGCTCCTATGATGCTTGGCTTTGTCATATTTTGCAACAAAACACCCGCTACAGTCTGTAGCGGGTAGTTAGTAAATCGTGAATATTGCCAGTGTTTATGTATAGTTACGCTGAATTTTTAACGCCGACGTAATTTAAGCGCCTTCGACCTTGGCGCGATAATCGGCCGCACTCATCGACTCGATACCGGCGGTATCCGATACTTTTACCTTCAGCAGCCAACCGCCATTGTATGGATCATTGGCCATTTCTTCGGGGGCCTCAACCATGGCCTCATTCGCCTCTAGCACTTCACCACTGACGGGTGCTTTCAAATCTTCCACAGCTTTGACCGATTCAATCGTGCCAAACGTATCGGCCTGCGTGATCGTACTGCCAACTTCGGGCAATTCGAGGAAAACAATGTCACCTAATTGGTCGATCGCGAAGGCGGTAATACCTACCGTAGCGACATCCCCATCCAACCGGACATATTCGTGGGAGTCGGTATAACGCAAATCGTCGGGATATTCAAAAGCCATAATTGTGATTCCGAATCAGCAGATCTCTCCAAAGTTTACCCCTGTGGCTGTCATCTCATCACGCGATTTAGCGAGAATTTCCGGCTTTTTCTGTGCGTCAGTCAAATGACGCGGCGATGTTGAAAACTTGATCTTTTTTATCTTCTAAGAGTTCGCCCGTCTCGTAGCGGCGATGGGGTTTATCATGGCAAATACGGTAAATTCCAAACCGGCAAATTTTTAAGTAAATAAGCACAGCACTTTCCATGACGGCAGCGATTCCCACCTTGTCGAGCCAATACGATCCGACCCAAAGTGAAGCCAAATGGCAGCAGTTTTGGGAGGATAATCAGATCTTTAAGGCCGACCCGAGCCAGGGTGGAGAAACCTATAGTGTCGTCATCCCGCCGCCGAATGTGACGGGTCGCCTGCATATGGGCCATGCCTTTAACACCTCATTGATTGATACGTTAGTGCGCTACCACCGGATGACCGGCAAAAATACGCTCTGCCTGCCCGGTACGGATCACGCCAGTATTGCGGTCCAAACGATTCTCGAAAAGCAACTGCAGGCCGAAGGGAAAACCCGCGAAGATGTTGGCCGTGAGGAATTTCTCAAACGGGCCTGGGAATGGCGACAGGAATCGGGCGGCGAGATTGTCAATCAATTGCGGCGTTTGGGCTATTCTGTCGATTGGACCCGGGAACGCTTTACCTTAGACGAGGGATTGTCCCAGTCTGTGCTGGAAGCCTTTATCAAACTCTACGAAGAAGGCTTAATTTATCGCGGTAAGTATTTGGTCAACTGGTGTCCTGCCAGCCAGTCAGCCGTGTCGGATCTCGAAGTCGAACAGAAAGAAGTGGATGGCAAACTCTGGCACTTCCAATATCCGTTTGTCGCAGGTGAAGGCTATGTCGAAATCGCCACAACGCGCCCGGAAACGATGCTCGGTGATACGGCGGTGGCGGTTAATCCGAATGATGAGCGATATAAAGACCTCGTTGGCAAAATGCTGAAGTTACCGTTGGTCGATCGCGAAATTCCCGTGATCGCCGACGAACATGTTGACCCAGAGTTTGGGACGGGTTGCGTTAAAGTCACCCCGGCCCATGACCCCAATGACTTTGAGATGGGCGTGCGTCATAGCCTACCTTTCATCAACATCCTGAACAAAGACGGTTCGATTAACGAGAATGGTGGCGATTTCCAAGGCCAAGATCGGTTCGAAGCGCGGAAGAATGTCCTAGCGGCCTTGGATGAAGTTGGTTCATTGGTCCAAATCGAGGACCATAAACATACGGTGCCCTATAGCGATCGCGGCAAGGTGCCCGTCGAACCGCTACTGTCGACCCAATGGTTTGTCAAAATTGATCCGCTTTCCAGTGAAGCGCTGGGCGAACTCGATGACCAGAATTCTCCTGAGTTTGTCCCAGCCCGCTGGACGAAGGTTTACCGTGATTGGCTGACGAATCTGCGTGACTGGTGTATTTCGCGGCAGCTTTGGTGGGGCCATCAGATTCCAGCTTGGTATGTTGTGAGTGAAACGGACGGCAAAATCACCGACAATTCACCGTTTGTTGTGGCACATAATACGGCGGAAGCCCAGGCCAAGGCGATCGCAGAATATGGTGAAGGTGCACAGATTGAGCAGGATCCAGATGTCTTAGATACTTGGTTCTCCTCGGGGCTGTGGCCGTTTTCGACTTTAGGCTGGCCCGAGCAAACGGACGATTTAGCCCAGTACTACCCCACGAGTACTTTAGTTACGGGCTTTGACATTATTTTCTTTTGGGTGGCCCGTATGACCATGATGGCGGGTCATTTCACCGGCAAAATGCCGTTTGAACATGTCTACATCCACGGTTTGGTGCGGGATGAAAATGGCGAAAAAATGTCGAAGTCAAAGAACAACGGCATTGATCCATTGCTGCTAATTGAGCAGTATGGCACCGATGCCTTGCGGTTTGCGATGATTCGCGAAGTTGCGGGTGCGGGTCAAGATATTCGTCTGGACTTCAACCGCAAAACCAATGAATCAAAGACCGTGGAGGGGGCGCGTAACTTCAACAATAAGCTGTGGAATGCGTCGCGCTTTGTGTTGATGAATCTGGACGGTCAGACCCCGGCTCAACTCGGAGTCGCGGATCAGGCAAAACTGGAATTAAGCGATCGCTGGATTCTGTCGCGCTTTAACCAAGTAACGCAGACGATGCGGCGTGATATTGAGCAGCATGCTCTGGGTGAAGCGGCGAAGCTGATCTACGAATTTATCTGGGGCGATTTTTGTGACTGGTATATCGAGCTGGTGAAGTCGCGCCTCAATGGTGAGGACAAAGCCTCGCGCAAAGTCGCTCAGCAAACCCTCGCCCATGTGCTTGAAGGGATTCTGAAGCTGTTGCACCCCTTTATGCCGCATATTACCGAGGAAATCTGGCATACCCTGACCCAACAGCCCGCCGCCGAAATTATTAGTTTGGCGAAGGAAGTCTACCCAGAGGTGGATGCTGCGTTGATTGATTCTGAGTT
The Romeriopsis navalis LEGE 11480 genome window above contains:
- a CDS encoding valine--tRNA ligase, yielding MTAAIPTLSSQYDPTQSEAKWQQFWEDNQIFKADPSQGGETYSVVIPPPNVTGRLHMGHAFNTSLIDTLVRYHRMTGKNTLCLPGTDHASIAVQTILEKQLQAEGKTREDVGREEFLKRAWEWRQESGGEIVNQLRRLGYSVDWTRERFTLDEGLSQSVLEAFIKLYEEGLIYRGKYLVNWCPASQSAVSDLEVEQKEVDGKLWHFQYPFVAGEGYVEIATTRPETMLGDTAVAVNPNDERYKDLVGKMLKLPLVDREIPVIADEHVDPEFGTGCVKVTPAHDPNDFEMGVRHSLPFINILNKDGSINENGGDFQGQDRFEARKNVLAALDEVGSLVQIEDHKHTVPYSDRGKVPVEPLLSTQWFVKIDPLSSEALGELDDQNSPEFVPARWTKVYRDWLTNLRDWCISRQLWWGHQIPAWYVVSETDGKITDNSPFVVAHNTAEAQAKAIAEYGEGAQIEQDPDVLDTWFSSGLWPFSTLGWPEQTDDLAQYYPTSTLVTGFDIIFFWVARMTMMAGHFTGKMPFEHVYIHGLVRDENGEKMSKSKNNGIDPLLLIEQYGTDALRFAMIREVAGAGQDIRLDFNRKTNESKTVEGARNFNNKLWNASRFVLMNLDGQTPAQLGVADQAKLELSDRWILSRFNQVTQTMRRDIEQHALGEAAKLIYEFIWGDFCDWYIELVKSRLNGEDKASRKVAQQTLAHVLEGILKLLHPFMPHITEEIWHTLTQQPAAEIISLAKEVYPEVDAALIDSELEQDFTLLIGTIRTVRNLRAEAGIKPGERIEALMQTESDREHRVLTDGWFYIKDLAKVDHLSVSQPNGARTMPISDEELAIFDRTRPWADKSWREMNWQERLQIGEAFNLVGDFFRTYQRSLLSLGAIGLFVFVLELCKAILETVNQVPFLPSFLEIVGLGYAIWYGKQNIWDSGDRQRLWQQVQQLKQDVVGTPRLVGTAEPTDVTADDAASGNQMFAGVVGTIQVLIPLAGLVDVDALRAKLEKKLDKAQNEIKSLSGRLGNSKFVDKAPTEVVQEVRNSLAEAQKQSEIIRDRLDLL
- the gcvH gene encoding glycine cleavage system protein GcvH, with translation MAFEYPDDLRYTDSHEYVRLDGDVATVGITAFAIDQLGDIVFLELPEVGSTITQADTFGTIESVKAVEDLKAPVSGEVLEANEAMVEAPEEMANDPYNGGWLLKVKVSDTAGIESMSAADYRAKVEGA
- the gcvP gene encoding aminomethyl-transferring glycine dehydrogenase — its product is MSEPIYSEIETLTNTVDDALDTSDTDTTTAAPQPAKLPYTDNFADRHLGPRATDIAAMLNLLGCESLDDLQQQAVPDSIQLKSGLKIGAARSEYGALKDLKAIATKNKLFRSFIGMGYANCITPGVIQRNILENPAWYTQYTAYQPEISQGRLEALLNFQTMVMDLTGMEIANASLLDEGTAAAEAMSMCYGLSKNKAQAFFVSEACHPQTIEVIQTRALPLGVEIIVGDHSQFDFSTPIFGALLQYPATDGTIYDYQTFIEQAHAGKTLVTVAADLMSLTLLTPPGEFGADVVVGNTQRFGVPLGYGGPHAAFFATKEAYKRQLPGRLVGASKDKRGKNALRLALQTREQHIRRDKATSNICTAQVLLAVIASMYAVYHGAEGLKAIANRIHILTATLASGVKQAGYTVNNPEFFDTLSINVGDDAQAILDRAHKAQINLRSIDATTIGISIDETTSTRDVRDLLETFTGKAISSLTIAKTTALPQGLVRQSAYLTHPVFTSHRSETELLRYMYQLQQKDLSLATAMIPLGSCTMKLNATAEMIPVTWPEFGQLHPFAPVDQAEGYQILFQQLEEWLSDVTGFAGISLQPNAGSQGEYAGLLVIRAYHQSRGDAHRNVCIIPTSAHGTNPASAVMTGMKVVPVSCDEDGNIDVADLKAKAELHKDNLAALMVTYPSTHGVFEAGIKEMCEVIHTNGGQVYMDGANMNAQVGLCRPGDFGADVCHLNLHKTFCIPHGGGGPGVGPIGVGAHLKPFLPGHSVINPNATDQAIGAVSAAPWGSSSILPISWMYIAMMGSEGLRKATEVAILNANYIAKRLEGHYPILYKGANGLVAHECIIDLRDFKKSAAIEVDDIAKRLVDYGFHPPTVSWPVAGTIMVEPTESESKEELDRFCDALIAIRAEIAEIEAGNADQADNILKHAPHTVEDLVDANWTRPYSREQAVFPTAHTRTSKFWPAVNRVDNAYGDRNLVCSCLPMEAYEEQ